Proteins encoded together in one Riemerella anatipestifer window:
- a CDS encoding NAD(P)H-dependent flavin oxidoreductase, whose translation MKNRISKLFNIQYPIIQGGMVWHSGWRLASAVSNAGGLGLIGAGSMYPDVLREHLQKCKKATNKPFGVNIPMLYPNLDEIINIIMEEQIKIVFTSAGNPKTYTETLQKEGIKVAHVVSSLKFAIKCEEAGVDAVVAEGFEAGGHNGRDETTTFCLIPNVRKHISTPLIAAGGIATGQQIKAAMILGADGVQIGSRFAATTEASSHEAFKQKIVEAKEGDTQLTLKELAPVRLLKNKFFHDLEKLYENGRDTETLKQALGRARAKKGMFEGDLDEGELEIGQVSALIDNIISVDEVFKRLIKEFNECKEPFL comes from the coding sequence ATGAAAAATAGAATTTCAAAACTTTTCAATATACAATACCCTATTATACAAGGTGGTATGGTATGGCATAGCGGTTGGCGGTTAGCCTCTGCCGTTTCTAACGCAGGAGGTCTCGGACTGATTGGTGCAGGAAGTATGTACCCTGATGTCTTAAGAGAACACCTCCAAAAATGCAAAAAAGCCACCAATAAGCCTTTTGGCGTTAATATTCCTATGCTTTATCCTAACTTAGATGAAATCATCAATATTATTATGGAAGAGCAGATTAAAATCGTATTTACCTCAGCAGGAAATCCGAAAACTTACACCGAAACTTTACAAAAAGAAGGTATAAAAGTAGCTCACGTGGTTTCTTCTCTAAAATTTGCAATAAAATGTGAAGAAGCTGGTGTAGATGCTGTTGTTGCTGAAGGATTTGAAGCTGGTGGACATAACGGCAGAGACGAGACTACCACTTTCTGCCTTATCCCTAATGTGAGAAAACATATCAGTACTCCCCTTATTGCTGCAGGAGGCATCGCCACAGGACAACAGATAAAAGCTGCCATGATACTTGGAGCAGATGGTGTACAAATCGGCTCTAGATTTGCAGCCACAACAGAGGCGAGTTCTCATGAGGCATTTAAACAAAAAATAGTGGAGGCTAAAGAGGGAGACACTCAACTTACTTTGAAAGAACTTGCTCCCGTTAGATTGCTAAAAAACAAATTCTTCCACGACCTAGAAAAACTTTATGAAAATGGAAGGGATACAGAAACCCTAAAACAAGCTCTAGGTAGAGCAAGAGCCAAGAAAGGCATGTTTGAAGGCGATTTAGACGAAGGCGAACTTGAAATAGGACAAGTTTCTGCCCTCATAGACAACATTATCTCGGTAGATGAAGTATTTAAAAGACTTATAAAAGAGTTCAACGAATGTAAAGAACCTTTCTTATAG
- a CDS encoding IS982-like element ISRa1 family transposase, whose amino-acid sequence MNNIEQIYERILEVLGLFSENQLISYQRRTPKMSDLEVISLNITAEYLSIDSELQFFRKLPNSLINKIERSVYNKRKRRLSLQTEQIRQRISMEFNEFEDIFIVDSMPMKVCENARSTRSKICKEQSYSSPTYGYCASQKLYFYGYKLHAVCSLNGVIKNFDISPASVHDIHYLKDSGEQMRNCTLIGDRGYLSAKVQIDLFNYANIKLDTPMRSNQKDYIPQFSLYKKKRKRIETFFSQLCDQFMIKRNYAKTFEGFKTRIISKITAATVIQYINKFIFQRKLNHLKISII is encoded by the coding sequence ATGAACAACATAGAGCAAATATATGAAAGAATTTTGGAAGTTTTAGGACTTTTTTCAGAAAATCAACTGATTAGTTATCAGAGAAGAACACCTAAAATGAGCGATTTAGAAGTCATAAGTCTTAATATTACTGCTGAATACTTGAGTATTGATAGCGAATTACAGTTCTTTAGAAAATTGCCAAACTCTCTGATAAACAAAATTGAAAGAAGTGTTTACAATAAGCGAAAACGAAGACTATCCCTACAAACAGAGCAAATTAGACAGCGTATTTCGATGGAGTTCAATGAGTTTGAAGATATTTTTATCGTTGATAGCATGCCAATGAAAGTTTGTGAAAACGCTCGTTCTACTCGTTCAAAAATTTGTAAAGAGCAATCCTATTCTTCACCAACATATGGTTATTGTGCTTCACAGAAATTATATTTCTATGGCTATAAACTACACGCAGTATGTTCTTTAAATGGTGTGATTAAGAATTTTGATATAAGCCCTGCATCCGTTCACGACATCCACTATTTAAAAGATAGTGGTGAGCAAATGCGAAACTGTACTTTAATTGGAGATAGAGGCTATTTATCAGCAAAAGTTCAAATAGATTTATTTAACTATGCTAATATTAAATTAGATACACCAATGAGAAGTAATCAGAAAGATTATATTCCTCAATTTTCATTGTACAAGAAAAAGCGAAAACGAATTGAGACATTTTTCTCTCAACTTTGCGACCAATTTATGATTAAAAGAAACTATGCTAAAACTTTTGAAGGCTTTAAAACAAGGATAATCAGTAAAATAACCGCCGCAACGGTTATTCAATATATCAATAAATTTATCTTCCAAAGAAAATTAAATCATCTAAAAATCAGTATTATTTAA
- a CDS encoding DUF5689 domain-containing protein codes for MKTTTYLKISLIALSGFGALTSCVQDDKFDTPAIQCSNQFAEANITIKDFKALAPTPVNFVSNYVVPNGTNDAPVIFEGYVVSSDEGGNFYKQLTIQDSPENPTAGIQVAINKTFLYTDYPVGSHVRVKANGLSVGIDRGVVKLGYVNPTGQIPEGNMRNFITGVCGGNTMDIKTITPRVVNSIADAMKDEYINTLVTIKNVQFAEADGKVTYADAVNNQTVDRTLVDKQDNSVIVRNSGFARFAGTTLPTKSGDITVVVSKYNSTWQFYIRDLNDVKFEQDRFVSAKNVLGGDAPVYSKSIAETFDNVTTATNFKRIADSKYINYSVLENRFWEQKAFSGNNYIQISSFKSNTNVNAYFIVPAEFTGTSKLSFQTKDGYYTGEALKVYYTTKYTPGGEVNKADLVDITSKFTFSKGNVNGYAVDWVNSGEFTIPITGKGYIIFEYAGTTTVTTTMQLDNITLK; via the coding sequence ATGAAAACAACAACATACTTAAAAATTTCGTTAATAGCTTTATCTGGTTTTGGAGCATTAACTTCTTGCGTGCAAGACGACAAATTCGATACACCTGCAATCCAATGTAGCAATCAGTTTGCTGAAGCTAACATTACCATTAAAGATTTTAAAGCATTAGCACCAACTCCTGTTAACTTCGTGAGTAATTATGTTGTTCCTAATGGAACAAATGATGCTCCTGTAATCTTTGAAGGATATGTAGTTTCTTCTGACGAAGGTGGTAACTTCTACAAACAACTAACCATACAAGATAGCCCAGAAAACCCTACTGCAGGTATCCAAGTGGCTATCAATAAAACTTTTCTATACACAGACTATCCAGTAGGATCTCATGTAAGAGTTAAAGCTAATGGTCTTTCTGTAGGTATAGACAGAGGTGTTGTTAAATTAGGATATGTAAACCCTACTGGGCAAATACCAGAAGGTAACATGAGAAACTTCATTACTGGCGTTTGTGGTGGTAATACCATGGATATTAAAACTATTACTCCTAGAGTGGTAAACTCTATCGCAGATGCTATGAAAGATGAATATATTAACACTTTAGTTACTATTAAAAATGTACAGTTTGCCGAAGCTGATGGTAAGGTAACCTACGCAGACGCTGTTAATAACCAAACCGTTGATAGAACTTTAGTAGATAAACAAGACAACTCTGTAATCGTTAGAAACAGTGGGTTTGCACGCTTCGCAGGAACTACTTTACCTACCAAGAGCGGAGACATTACAGTAGTTGTTAGCAAATATAACTCTACATGGCAATTCTACATCCGTGATTTAAACGATGTTAAATTTGAACAAGATAGATTTGTAAGTGCTAAAAATGTTTTAGGCGGTGATGCACCTGTATATAGCAAAAGTATAGCAGAAACTTTTGATAATGTTACTACAGCTACCAATTTCAAAAGAATTGCAGACTCTAAGTACATCAACTACTCTGTACTTGAAAACCGCTTCTGGGAGCAAAAAGCTTTTAGTGGCAACAACTATATCCAAATAAGTTCATTTAAGTCTAATACAAATGTAAATGCTTACTTTATTGTTCCTGCTGAATTTACAGGAACTTCTAAACTTTCTTTCCAGACAAAAGACGGTTACTACACTGGGGAAGCTCTTAAAGTATATTACACAACAAAATACACTCCTGGTGGAGAAGTAAACAAAGCAGACTTAGTAGATATTACTTCTAAATTTACTTTCTCAAAAGGGAATGTTAATGGCTACGCAGTAGATTGGGTAAACAGTGGGGAATTTACTATCCCTATTACAGGAAAAGGTTACATCATCTTTGAATATGCTGGTACTACTACTGTAACTACAACTATGCAGCTAGACAACATTACTTTAAAATAA
- a CDS encoding carboxypeptidase-like regulatory domain-containing protein — protein MIKKLSLVSMFCLLPASYYYAQTTVYAYVKDADGKPIENAVADLREANDDVKADKIGYFQFVDLKPGHYQMVVTQPNYETKVLEFDVFENEKRKDLGVITLFSNLKNSELGVVLLDDNSNMDESSSQATLGLLQSSRDVFSNIAAFDLGFYWFRPRGIDGRRSEVMMNGISMENADNGNVDYGNWGGLNEITRYPEIAVNHSPSEYAFGGIGSVVYKNMKASEYRKGFQFTQSLTNRNYRNRTSLRYSSGMNKKGWAFTIMGARRWAQEGIQEGTFYDAYGAYLGIEKKVNDKHTLTLNLIGSPYRRSTASPNTQEVIDYNGVHYNAYWGWQDGEKRSERVRQGFQPILQLTDYWKISNKSQLWTTLSYQFGKDKASRLDWYNAQNPSPLYYRNLPSYFAGLANPSDSDIAQLEITKNRWESNDQNYTQINWDKLYLANRNREQAVYFLVNDVNDDKVWNVGTHFVHNFSDKTQLFINASYRNYSSDQYREVKDLLGAQYALNGDPFAATNQPKLSGLFNEGEENTHKKVGDKIGYDYTFRRQETKINPALKFSTGNFDIFVSALAAYITNNREGHFNHYLYKDALGKSENQDYWNFGLKGQLIYKLDGRHFLVYNGAYYSQAPYLNNLFINARANSAIAPNIRSAVVAANDISYMVSSPFVKVRATAFLIDTQNDTNVQRFFADGIKLDGVDSEGNATSARSAFVTQVMSNVNRRNMGGELGVEVKVTPTITVNGIANYGKYTYTNNPEVYFASDAVGLFPNGKLYTSYGTSYIKNFRQGGTPQEAYSLGIKYSSPKYWWVGANWNYLGNNFLDPSPLIRSDFFVNNPATGTPYAGISEQEYRRVSAQVKLPVAYFFNINAGKSWMLGKYYVLVSATVNNVLDNTKYATGGFEQTRNVNFADFRRDYDREYPNFAPRYFFTQGRNYFINLQVRF, from the coding sequence ATGATTAAGAAATTATCATTAGTCTCTATGTTCTGCCTATTACCCGCATCTTACTACTATGCACAGACTACAGTCTATGCATATGTAAAAGATGCTGATGGAAAACCCATCGAAAACGCAGTAGCTGACCTAAGGGAAGCCAATGACGATGTAAAGGCAGACAAAATTGGATATTTCCAATTTGTAGACTTAAAACCAGGACATTACCAAATGGTGGTAACCCAACCTAATTATGAAACAAAAGTTCTAGAGTTTGATGTCTTTGAAAACGAAAAAAGGAAAGATTTGGGAGTTATTACTCTATTTTCCAACCTTAAAAACTCAGAATTGGGAGTAGTTTTACTGGACGACAATAGCAATATGGACGAATCTTCCTCACAAGCGACATTAGGACTATTACAATCTTCTAGAGATGTGTTTAGTAATATTGCTGCTTTTGATTTAGGTTTCTATTGGTTCAGACCTAGGGGTATAGATGGTAGAAGAAGTGAGGTTATGATGAATGGTATCTCTATGGAAAATGCTGATAATGGTAATGTAGATTATGGCAACTGGGGCGGTCTTAATGAAATTACAAGATACCCTGAAATTGCAGTAAACCATTCCCCTTCTGAATACGCTTTTGGAGGTATTGGCTCTGTGGTCTACAAAAATATGAAAGCAAGTGAATACCGCAAAGGTTTCCAATTTACCCAATCTCTTACCAACAGAAACTATCGTAACAGAACTTCCTTAAGATATTCTTCTGGAATGAATAAAAAAGGTTGGGCTTTTACCATAATGGGAGCTAGAAGATGGGCACAGGAAGGTATACAAGAAGGTACTTTTTATGATGCTTATGGAGCTTACCTAGGAATTGAGAAAAAAGTAAATGATAAACATACCCTTACTTTAAACTTAATAGGTTCTCCGTATCGTAGAAGTACCGCTAGCCCTAATACCCAAGAAGTAATAGATTATAATGGCGTACACTACAACGCTTACTGGGGCTGGCAAGATGGCGAAAAAAGAAGTGAAAGAGTAAGACAAGGATTTCAACCAATATTGCAACTTACTGATTATTGGAAGATAAGTAATAAGTCTCAACTTTGGACTACTCTTTCCTACCAATTTGGTAAAGACAAGGCTTCTAGGCTAGATTGGTACAACGCTCAGAACCCATCACCTCTATATTATAGAAACCTTCCTAGCTACTTTGCGGGATTAGCTAACCCTAGCGACTCCGACATAGCTCAACTAGAAATAACCAAAAACAGATGGGAAAGTAATGACCAAAATTACACTCAAATAAATTGGGATAAGCTTTACCTCGCTAATAGAAATAGAGAACAAGCGGTTTATTTTCTAGTTAATGATGTTAATGATGACAAAGTTTGGAATGTAGGAACTCATTTTGTTCATAATTTTTCTGACAAGACTCAGCTATTCATCAACGCTTCTTACAGAAATTACTCATCAGACCAATACAGAGAAGTAAAAGATTTACTTGGAGCACAATATGCTCTTAACGGAGATCCTTTTGCTGCTACTAACCAACCTAAACTTTCAGGTTTATTCAACGAAGGAGAAGAAAACACTCATAAAAAAGTAGGCGATAAAATAGGTTATGACTACACTTTCCGAAGACAAGAAACTAAGATAAACCCTGCTTTGAAATTTAGCACAGGTAATTTTGATATTTTCGTATCTGCCCTAGCGGCTTACATCACTAATAATAGAGAAGGGCATTTTAACCACTATCTTTACAAAGATGCATTAGGAAAATCCGAAAACCAAGACTACTGGAATTTCGGCTTAAAAGGTCAATTAATCTACAAGTTAGACGGTAGACATTTCTTAGTGTATAACGGTGCTTACTATTCTCAAGCTCCTTACCTAAACAATTTATTCATCAATGCAAGAGCTAACAGTGCTATTGCACCTAATATTAGAAGTGCTGTGGTAGCTGCTAATGATATTAGTTACATGGTATCCTCTCCTTTTGTTAAAGTGAGAGCAACAGCATTCCTTATTGACACTCAAAATGACACTAATGTACAACGTTTCTTTGCTGACGGAATCAAGCTAGATGGTGTAGACAGCGAAGGTAATGCGACTAGTGCTAGAAGTGCATTTGTAACCCAAGTAATGTCTAATGTAAACCGTAGAAACATGGGTGGAGAGTTAGGTGTAGAGGTTAAAGTTACCCCAACAATTACTGTTAATGGTATCGCAAACTACGGTAAGTACACTTATACTAACAATCCTGAAGTATATTTTGCTTCAGATGCGGTTGGGCTATTCCCTAACGGTAAGTTATACACTAGTTACGGAACTTCTTACATTAAAAACTTTAGACAAGGAGGCACTCCTCAAGAGGCTTACTCTTTAGGAATAAAGTATAGCTCTCCAAAATACTGGTGGGTAGGTGCTAACTGGAACTATCTTGGCAATAACTTCCTTGACCCTTCACCTTTAATTCGTTCCGATTTCTTTGTTAACAACCCTGCAACAGGAACGCCATACGCTGGTATATCTGAGCAAGAATATAGACGAGTAAGTGCTCAAGTTAAACTTCCTGTAGCTTACTTCTTCAATATCAACGCTGGTAAGTCTTGGATGTTAGGTAAGTATTATGTGCTTGTTAGTGCTACCGTAAACAATGTGCTTGACAATACCAAATATGCTACTGGTGGTTTTGAACAGACAAGAAATGTAAACTTTGCAGACTTTAGAAGAGACTACGATAGAGAGTATCCTAATTTTGCACCTAGATATTTCTTTACTCAAGGTAGAAACTATTTTATCAACCTACAGGTAAGATTCTAA
- a CDS encoding endonuclease/exonuclease/phosphatase family protein has product MKMKKIFSLLTLGLFLTSFSQTGKLRRMATVGFYNVENLWDTIQSADYIDGTLPPNHPRFHRSVPIDSVKYLEREDYKGEWSDSKLVGKKVVRFQGSSEEFTPKSAKNYNTSIYNQKLTNAARVISELGASVTKTAPVVVGLLEVENRQVVEDLVKQPALKRYDYGVIHYNSYDYRGIDVALIYQKRRFSPTYSTKKELKIYNEEGRREYTRDLLVVSGYLDGEKVAFFVNHWPSRRGGEAVSLPKRNAAAQLLREQMDSVRALDANTKLIAMGDFNDDPISSSFKNYLKTVGSAKELSPEYPYLNLMYPLFKKGVASLAYRDAPNLFDQIIVSENLINPKDASYSIFRTEVYAPAYLINKEGSFKGYPFRSWNGDKFTGGYSDHFPVFTILSKEVN; this is encoded by the coding sequence ATGAAAATGAAAAAGATATTTTCTCTCTTAACATTGGGACTTTTTTTAACCAGTTTTTCTCAAACAGGTAAGCTGAGAAGAATGGCAACGGTGGGTTTCTATAATGTGGAAAACCTTTGGGATACCATTCAGTCGGCAGATTATATAGATGGAACGCTGCCGCCTAATCACCCTCGTTTTCATAGAAGTGTGCCAATAGATTCGGTAAAGTATTTGGAGCGTGAGGACTATAAAGGGGAGTGGTCGGACTCTAAACTGGTAGGTAAAAAAGTGGTTCGTTTTCAGGGTTCTTCAGAAGAATTTACACCTAAGAGTGCCAAAAATTACAACACGAGTATTTATAATCAAAAATTAACCAACGCTGCTAGAGTTATTTCCGAGTTAGGAGCTTCGGTTACCAAGACAGCTCCAGTAGTAGTGGGACTTCTTGAGGTGGAGAACCGTCAGGTAGTGGAAGATTTGGTAAAACAACCTGCGTTAAAAAGATACGATTACGGAGTAATTCATTATAACTCTTATGATTATAGAGGTATAGATGTGGCTCTCATTTATCAGAAAAGAAGATTTAGCCCTACTTACAGCACTAAAAAAGAACTCAAAATATACAATGAAGAGGGTAGAAGAGAGTATACTCGTGATTTGTTAGTGGTTTCAGGATATTTAGATGGCGAAAAGGTTGCTTTTTTTGTTAATCACTGGCCATCTAGGAGAGGTGGTGAAGCAGTTTCTCTTCCTAAGAGGAATGCTGCCGCTCAGCTGCTAAGAGAACAGATGGATAGCGTAAGAGCTCTAGATGCTAATACCAAACTAATAGCAATGGGTGACTTTAATGATGACCCTATTAGTAGTAGTTTTAAAAATTATTTAAAAACGGTAGGGAGTGCTAAAGAACTTAGCCCAGAGTATCCTTATTTAAACTTGATGTACCCGCTATTTAAGAAAGGGGTGGCATCTTTGGCATATCGTGATGCTCCCAACTTGTTCGACCAAATAATTGTTTCAGAAAATTTAATCAACCCAAAAGATGCTTCTTATTCTATTTTTAGAACAGAAGTTTATGCACCTGCTTACCTTATCAATAAAGAAGGTAGCTTTAAAGGGTATCCGTTCCGTTCTTGGAATGGGGATAAATTCACGGGAGGATATAGTGACCACTTCCCAGTATTTACTATATTGTCCAAGGAAGTTAATTAG
- a CDS encoding acyl-CoA carboxylase subunit beta has translation MDLQFNKNEDLNRLKLSEINQLLAKIKKGGGEKRLEKLRSEGKMTARERIDYLLDDNKDSIEIGAFAGFEMYEEHGGCPSAGVVVKIGYVSGKQCIVVANDASVKAGAWFPITGKKNLRAQEIAMENRLPIIYLVDSAGVYLPMQDEIFPDKEHFGRIFRNNAKMSAMGIIQISAVMGSCVAGGAYLPIMSDEAMIVDKTGSIFLAGSYLVKAAIGESIDNETLGGATTHCSISGVTDYKAKDDKDALDRIKNIMKSIGDFEKAGFDRTESFLPKESPENIFGIIPAARSEQYDTYEIIKCLVDKSEYEEYKPDYGKSIICATARIDGWSVGIVANQRKLVKSGKGEMQFGGVIYSDSADKATRFIANCNQRKIPLVFLQDVTGFMVGSKSEHGGIIKDGAKMVNAVSNSVVPKFTIITGNSYGAGNYAMCGKAYDPRLIVAWPWADLAVMGGAQAAKVLAQIQEATLRKKGKEITEEDRNEILQEISKKYQKQTEATYAAARLWTDAIISPLDTRKWISMGIEAANHSPITEKFNLGVIQV, from the coding sequence ATGGATTTGCAATTCAACAAAAATGAAGACCTTAACCGATTGAAGCTTTCAGAAATCAATCAGTTATTAGCTAAAATAAAGAAAGGAGGAGGAGAGAAACGCTTAGAAAAACTCAGAAGTGAGGGTAAAATGACGGCTAGAGAGCGTATAGATTACCTCTTAGATGATAATAAAGATAGTATAGAGATAGGGGCGTTTGCAGGGTTTGAAATGTATGAAGAGCATGGTGGCTGCCCTAGTGCTGGTGTGGTGGTTAAGATAGGATATGTTTCTGGTAAGCAATGTATTGTGGTAGCTAATGATGCTTCGGTAAAGGCTGGGGCGTGGTTTCCAATTACGGGTAAGAAAAATCTTAGAGCTCAAGAAATTGCGATGGAAAACCGTTTGCCTATTATCTATTTGGTAGATTCGGCAGGAGTTTATCTGCCTATGCAAGACGAAATTTTTCCTGATAAAGAGCATTTCGGAAGGATATTTAGAAATAATGCCAAAATGAGTGCTATGGGGATTATTCAAATCTCTGCAGTGATGGGAAGTTGTGTTGCAGGAGGAGCGTATTTACCTATTATGAGTGATGAAGCGATGATTGTAGATAAAACAGGTTCTATATTTTTAGCGGGAAGTTATCTAGTAAAAGCAGCGATAGGAGAAAGTATAGACAACGAAACTTTGGGGGGAGCTACTACGCATTGTTCTATTTCTGGAGTTACCGACTATAAAGCTAAAGATGATAAAGATGCTTTGGATAGAATTAAAAACATAATGAAATCTATCGGAGATTTTGAAAAGGCAGGGTTTGACCGAACGGAAAGCTTTTTGCCAAAAGAAAGTCCTGAAAATATATTTGGTATTATACCTGCAGCTAGATCAGAACAATACGATACTTATGAAATTATAAAATGTCTAGTAGATAAATCGGAGTATGAGGAGTATAAGCCAGATTATGGTAAATCTATTATATGTGCTACGGCAAGAATAGATGGTTGGAGTGTAGGGATTGTAGCTAACCAAAGGAAATTGGTAAAAAGTGGTAAGGGAGAAATGCAGTTCGGAGGTGTTATCTATTCTGATTCTGCGGACAAAGCAACCCGATTTATTGCCAATTGTAACCAAAGGAAAATTCCATTGGTATTTTTGCAAGATGTAACAGGTTTTATGGTAGGGTCTAAATCAGAGCACGGTGGTATTATAAAAGATGGTGCTAAAATGGTAAATGCGGTGTCTAATTCTGTGGTGCCTAAGTTTACCATTATTACAGGTAACTCGTATGGAGCAGGTAACTATGCGATGTGCGGTAAGGCTTACGATCCTCGTCTTATCGTGGCTTGGCCTTGGGCAGACCTTGCGGTAATGGGTGGGGCTCAAGCGGCTAAAGTATTAGCACAAATACAAGAAGCTACACTTAGAAAGAAAGGTAAGGAAATTACCGAAGAAGACCGAAACGAAATTTTACAAGAAATATCTAAAAAATATCAAAAACAAACTGAAGCTACTTATGCAGCTGCAAGGTTGTGGACAGATGCCATCATTAGTCCGTTAGATACTAGAAAATGGATTTCTATGGGGATAGAAGCGGCTAATCATTCGCCTATTACAGAGAAATTTAATTTAGGTGTTATTCAGGTGTAA
- a CDS encoding ComEC/Rec2 family competence protein: MKKQILFSLFISFSLGVFLQDLNGFSWQQLNLIATLGVISLGLIWLKVDWLVRGRIWLLNIFFLCFGVFTHYLNSEKSVLPSVSKKEELVFKIEQKLNSTAKNKRYEITAFHQNQPFKAVLSAPKDLEELDYKHYYQSQLSLYPLESSKNNYQFDYAKYQARKAVYYKAYAKDLHKAPKSELTFSEKMKQWRLELLSNIDKNEKLSQQTRAFLKGIVLADRTEVDAETNTNFRRSGLTHVLAISGSHIAIIFGVIYMLLSLTVPAKFRTGVILFSLVLIWVFAWFIGWGSSVVRSCIMLTVYFGFVLLQRKPQVLDALALAGLGILMVDTQELFSVGFQLSFSAVLGIYWFNKPIIRLFPNPRNKIQKLLLYTFTMSTAAQLGTMPIVIYYFHQYSAWSILANLVVLPLMEFVIILSFLMTIVFGLGVYWSWLSFAYDWLIKALLWLIGFFGKIELGYFQDIPLSVWEMGVLAVRLYFLREILVRFRWRGFMKLMFSVLLFFGIKMGLDVRAYHDKEARWHNHYHTKVFSVLDKGKVYFWVSDKDNLEVLESYLIKPYVISKRAESYKVKMMSEEINEVIFNGKRYPSQ; encoded by the coding sequence GTGAAAAAGCAAATTCTTTTTAGCCTCTTTATAAGTTTTTCATTAGGTGTCTTTTTGCAAGACCTTAATGGGTTCTCGTGGCAACAGCTCAATCTTATAGCTACATTAGGAGTTATTAGCCTTGGGTTAATTTGGTTAAAAGTGGATTGGTTAGTTCGGGGCAGAATATGGTTACTTAATATCTTTTTTCTTTGTTTTGGGGTATTTACTCATTACCTTAATTCGGAAAAATCAGTTTTGCCGAGTGTTTCTAAAAAGGAAGAACTTGTTTTTAAAATTGAACAAAAGCTAAATTCAACGGCTAAAAATAAACGCTATGAAATAACAGCATTTCATCAAAATCAACCTTTTAAAGCAGTTTTATCTGCGCCAAAAGATTTGGAAGAATTGGATTATAAGCACTACTATCAATCTCAACTTAGTTTATATCCGTTGGAGTCTTCCAAGAATAATTACCAGTTTGATTATGCCAAATATCAAGCGAGGAAAGCTGTTTATTATAAGGCTTATGCCAAAGATTTACACAAAGCGCCAAAATCAGAGCTTACTTTCTCCGAAAAAATGAAACAATGGCGACTGGAACTCCTTAGCAATATAGATAAAAACGAAAAACTTTCACAACAAACTAGAGCTTTCCTAAAAGGAATTGTTTTAGCTGATAGAACGGAGGTAGATGCGGAAACTAATACTAATTTTAGGAGAAGTGGTTTAACGCATGTTTTAGCCATTTCTGGGTCGCATATTGCAATTATCTTTGGGGTTATCTATATGCTACTGAGTTTGACTGTGCCAGCAAAATTTAGGACAGGTGTAATATTGTTTAGTTTGGTGTTAATTTGGGTTTTTGCTTGGTTTATCGGTTGGGGGAGTTCTGTTGTTAGGTCTTGTATTATGCTCACTGTTTATTTTGGTTTTGTTCTTTTGCAAAGAAAACCTCAAGTTTTAGACGCTTTAGCCTTAGCAGGGCTGGGTATTCTGATGGTAGATACACAAGAACTATTTTCAGTAGGGTTTCAGTTGAGTTTTTCTGCGGTGTTGGGGATTTATTGGTTTAATAAACCTATCATTCGTCTTTTTCCAAATCCTAGAAACAAAATTCAAAAACTATTACTTTATACTTTTACAATGTCTACAGCGGCACAGCTTGGGACTATGCCTATTGTGATTTATTATTTCCACCAGTATTCGGCGTGGTCTATTTTGGCTAATCTTGTAGTACTTCCTTTAATGGAATTTGTGATTATACTATCGTTTTTAATGACAATCGTTTTTGGTTTAGGAGTTTATTGGAGTTGGTTATCTTTTGCTTATGATTGGCTAATTAAAGCCTTGCTATGGCTGATAGGCTTCTTTGGTAAAATAGAGTTAGGGTATTTTCAAGATATACCGTTGAGTGTTTGGGAGATGGGAGTTTTGGCGGTAAGGCTTTATTTTCTAAGAGAAATATTGGTTCGGTTTAGATGGAGAGGTTTTATGAAGTTGATGTTTTCTGTACTTTTATTTTTCGGGATTAAAATGGGGCTAGATGTTAGAGCTTATCACGATAAAGAAGCGAGGTGGCATAACCATTATCACACTAAGGTATTTTCTGTTTTGGATAAAGGAAAAGTGTATTTTTGGGTGTCAGATAAAGACAATTTAGAAGTGTTAGAAAGTTATCTCATAAAACCTTATGTGATTTCTAAAAGAGCTGAAAGCTATAAAGTAAAGATGATGTCTGAAGAAATAAATGAGGTTATTTTTAATGGAAAAAGATATCCGTCCCAATAG